The Amaranthus tricolor cultivar Red isolate AtriRed21 chromosome 2, ASM2621246v1, whole genome shotgun sequence genome contains the following window.
AGGGGCGGTGAGAGGAGACCCGTAGAGTTTAATAGAGGTCCTAGAGAAGAAAGGGGTCATGCTAGATATAATAATTCTGAGAGGATGTTTTACTCAGGCCCGAAGCAGTTTGGCGCTGTGCGCGAGACAAGGACAGTCTTCCGAGGAGAATAAGACCATGATCTTCCGGCTTCTGCGTAGTGAGTCTTATTTATTAGGAGTATTATGATCTGGGGCTTTTGTATTGATGGAAATGTTAACATTCCTGCAATAGTTCCATCTTTTTCTGTATAGTTTTCATTTTCCTGCCAGCTTTCATTTGTAACCGCTTTGAGGTGATAAATGATAGGAGTAGTAGTTAcagtatttatttttaatgccaTTTAAGTTCAGCTGTACATTCTTTATGCTAGTACTAGTAAGTGCCTAACAATAGAAGAGTTATATAGGTGATGTAAATAAACTATACTAGTACTCAAGTAACTTTTGGTAAGTATTAAGTTTCATTTTGATCTAAAAACTCGATTAAGATGAGATGAATAGTAAGTTAAACGAATAAATGAGAAATAAAGAATAATGTGTTACaaccaaatataaaaatgagataaaatcattgaaattataaaaaaaattgacataattttatgagaccgtctcatttgaaaatttgtgaaagGCTAATTAATTGGCCGTCTTGATAGGGTTGTAAGAAGAATCTTGAGAGCAACACATTTGCATATGAATATAAACATTTATGAACAATAACTTTCATCAATAAAGTGTAATCTAATCTTTATGATATATCTGttcattgaaaataattgttcataactcaaaaaaaaaaaaaaaaaattgtccaTACCTGTGTTATTGATTGCAAATCAACATTGttgttgaaaatttgaaaattttaaattaaaaaatcaaaagaatgaataaataatccaactttcaaATTTATTCTAAAAGTAAGCGTAAAATTTCCAAATCtgaggtttggagctgttcgcagttactaactgcgaataattattttgtcttttttgacctgttcgcatttagtaactgtgaacagccccaaacctcaggtttgggaatttcacgcttacttttggaataagtttgaaagttgaattatttggttcattttttagatttttgacttaaagatttcaaattttcattcttgTTCTCGTAAAACTTTAATTGTTAATATGCTATGTTAAAAACTAGGAGTATTAATAGATTTGAAATGTAACATattatgaaactttaatcattaatttaaaattttgttgaaatgaCATTAGAAATTAACGTGACTAAAAATTCATGTCTATTAATATCATCCACTCTTATTTTTAAGTGGAATATCAAATACCGCACTTTTGAAACAAATATTTCTCGTGATCAGCCGAGCAAAGTTCAATTCAACAAGTATATAATGAATACAAATTTTGGTTCCTTACATTTTAGGATCAAGTATTATACACACAACAAAACACCAATAAACAACAGTCCTTGCCCCCAGTATTAGAAAACATAGAATAAATACCAATTCAATCATTTATTTCTCGTCAATATTTGTGTTTAATTAAGACCAGCCCTAATCATTTCAACTTTGTGTTCGTCAATGTTAAATGCTTGAGCCAATACATCATTAGGCACATCAGGTTTAAACGTAAAGAGCGCGGCAGCAAATTGCTGGGTGCCGGGGAGTTGACTATTAAAAGTAGCTAAAACAGTAGCCGGATATTTAGACAAATTCTTCTGAAAGTGAGCCAAACCTCTTGGAAATATAAATATTTCACCAGTTTTAATCACCTTAGAAATGAGCTTATTAGTGGTGATTATGAATCCAACATATAGTTCGCCCTTAAGAACAAAGATCATTTCGGTGGCATGAGGATGAATGTGAGGTGGGTTTAGACCGTAAGGAGCAAAATCAGCTCGAGCCATTGAGACCCCTAACGTGTTTAGGCCGGGAATATCTTGTACGTTTGCGCTTGTTACTTTGGATTCTCATTTGTTGTTGGTGATTTTCCCTGGTTGAGCAATCCCAGTGAAAAAGAAGTCTTCTGCAGTTATCATATTAATGTTTTTGCAGGGAAATCCATTAACAAATATTCCTGTGAAGTTGATCATAAATTGGTTTAAATTTTTGTTCCTCATTGACCTCATATATGGAACTATAGATAGAAATCATCTTACCTTTTTTATTTGCAACACACATTTCTGCAAAAATGTTGTATACTATATGTTGCATACTTACTACTATATgccatttttaataaaaaaaattgacattaataattcaatttgTTGCTTGTTTTCAGGGTCGTTTTTAATCATAGATAAGTTAGGTATTTGTCTAGGGCCCATAATTAGAAAGGGCCCTAATATCTGATGATTCTAGTTAATGAAATAGACActtaaaaattgtaatttttgattAGTTCTTTTATCAATTAAGAAGTATATGATATGTGtacatttataatgataattataatataggatccttctttgttattttttcaaatattcgTTTAAGTTCAGAATCGACTctatatagaaaattttcatttctttttgtttgccTAGGGGCCcacaaaatgccaaaaacgacACTGTTtgttctttaaaaataaatctatcttttgattttcttaaataatttCACTTGTTATTATATGCAGGGACGGTTCTGGGGCCGTGCAAGGTGCCTAACCGCACAGCGCCCCAAACCTAAAGGGtctcatattaaaaaattatagtagAATTACATAATATTGTAGTAGAGTAGTTGGTAAGAGTTTTGCTTAATATATTAATGGTCCTATGTTCAAAACccattgattaaatttttttctctctttttttttaaccCTTTCGAAAACAACTCTTTACCTTTCAATAATTTTCTCTTACACCATTTAATGTTTACACATtcataaaacatcaattatcaccaacttaatttataaaaataaacaatttatttataaaattttcatcCCTCCAAACTTTTACTCTTTTTATAATTAGTCATCAAGGTattacttattttctcttttattttaacattagagaagaaagtttaatttttaactaCTTAATTTAagtttcagaaattaaaattgtgtgcatgttattttagtttaacaaactcttttttttgattataaaaGGCCCCAATTTTAGAAacttatgaaaaataaacggaGCCTTGGAATTGTTTGCTACGCCCCTGATTGTATGTATCTATTAAGAATGTACCTACTTGCATCCTCAATAAAAAACGGAGTTAATTCAATGGTTGAGAAGCATAATGAATTCTAGAAAAAGAATAGAgttttaacatattttagtgcCTAAAACAACGTCACATAGAAAATGTAATTGTTATTTAATTAGGCTGTATATATTTCAACAGGCATATGAAATAAGTGATACTATTTAAAAATGTTGCAAGTATACAGAACGAAAACTCGAGTTAGGATAGAATTAATTTACCTGATGCATTTTCAGCAACACAAACATCTTATAGCATGTCAGAATCATTGGGCAAAGACCCCAATTGAAGTAGCCATTAGCACAAGCACAAGGATTGTCCTTCTAACACCCCCCTTTTCCAAGGAAAACCAATGTAATGTGGTAAAATAGAAGATAAAGTATAACACAAATTATACAAGTCAAGTTTAGGGTTGTGAACAATTATTAGTTAGATATCATGGTTTATATAATACTTTGTTGTATTACAATAGAAAATGTCAAAACATGATTGGGAAACAAGGAACATGGCTTCTTACTTCTTATAGGCTAGACCACTTCAATAAATGATTGAATATTACAAATTGGCAAATTTTATATTGTTCATATATAATTCATAGAAAATTTTTGCTATGTGAGTTGACCTAACAAATAATGGACAATACAATATCAATTTCCACCGTTACAATTATACTTATTACACTTTTCTTATTTAACCGTTTCAAATTACTTGTCATGTTGCTGTTATAACACCCTGGCTCCTTGGACCGTCGGCGACTACTTATGGAGATTGTAAACTGGCctcacagaccaacacaagtctttccagcgcactttagcCTCACTCGTGCAAGTCCGGAaaaacttcccaagaggtcacccatcctaagattgctcctcaccaagcacacttaactgttgagttcttagcaaatggactctcatgaaaagaagatgcaccttgttgatatgagtagtctatcaatcctttttcatgctAATCTGGGGTATCACAGCTATTTTTGGcaaaaaaataactatataaATGTTTAGGGATGGAGCAAAAATTCACAAAATTTTTAAGTCCTATTTATGTTTTTTCACCGGTTTAAGGtctaaaaacaattaattattaaactaaattaaagGTAGCTTAAACTAATATCAATCAATATTTAAGATCCTTATATTAAAAGGTCTTGTACGATTGAGTAACTTGTATATGTTTAAAACCACCCCTTATATATTTTGTCCCTACCTAATTAATCATTGAGTTGGGTAATTATCATTTAGAGAGGTATTAAAAttgtatgtaattttttttttttttcaaaattgtcAATTGAACCCATAGTAAATTGGGCAGTCCAATGCAAAACAATGTAACAAAGATTCCAATTTAAGGTTGAgaaatgataatgatgattattGGTAACATCGATAGCATATTCCTTAATCCTTATATATGATATACTTATACATAATACTTCTATATGATTGCATGATTGGAGTATATGAATATACTATATGATATATAATATGATAAGTTTAATATGAGTTTGGTATAAGTTCAAGATAAAGTAGTAtactattttcattttcttttttactttttaacaaTCAACCTTAAATTatatcaacaacaacaataacaacaatatcagAGCTCCAATCCAAAAGATCATAATTAACTACATAAACCAATATATCAGTTTCAATGATCGTCTATATGAATTCTTATTTTGCATTCGTTTAGATTTTCAATAATCACATTTAGTAGGTTTATATCATTTTCCACTCTTATTCTTGAAGTCATTTTTGGTCGTCTTCGCTCTCTTTTTATGTCTCTCGAGCTCTAACTTCTTATCTTTCTAatcaattttctaataatacccCAACATTACACACGTCCAAATATCTTGTTAATTatatatcattcttaatttaaattgcataTCATTATTAATCATGAATGGTTGATAATTAGGTTTGGTTTCATCTCAAATGGTTGATGTTTGAGTCCATTTTCGTTTCGAACTTTTAAATATCAGGTTTAGTTATCTAATTTGAACCTAATTTGTTTTTTGTGGGTTTAGTTGATTGGATCAGTTTATGTATGGTTCAGGTTAATTTTAATTATCACTTCAAGATTTCAATTGTAGTTGGTTTTAAAGTCGGAacgaatttgatttttatagattGTTCGGTTCAACTACGAGTTGAAATCAGTTTGATTCAAGCATGTTCATCAAGCTGAATTCgatttgaacacctctagttattGTTAGTTTTTAAAAGTAAGTAGATAGTTAATAATTAGTTATCATTATCACTTATAGATAGTTATTGAGCCAAATGCTatgatgaaattttttattttactttgccCATAAAAGATTGTTACAATATATTTTCAACAAACTTTAACAAAGAACAACCAAGCCATTATCACTATTCACAATTATCATATTCACATCAAGAAAACAAAgatacaaaaaaatatgtatttgtacaaaatataacaataatGCAATCACGTCAACAACAGAACTTTAATtccaaaagataaaaaaataacaattatgtcaacaaaataaaaaaaatttccaatatctttctttgtttttgttccccacttttttctttctttcctttttttaatgtcccaattttttgtataaattaaaattaattaatcaccaGTTGAAGCTAAGATACTCGAAATTCAGATTTGTTGCTCCACAACCTGAGCAAACTCTTGCAACATCATGTCTCAACCCCCTTGGTCCTGAGGCCATGACTCCAATATCCTCTCCTTTGCAATCTAACAATATTTCTATCCAATTTCCAAAATATAAAAGGTTTTAATATACCTTTTCATTTAATGACATACTTAacaaattaggaaaaaaaaagtcTATTTTCTATACATCCAACAAGTAgataatatttcaaaaaatcaactcagCAATCAAAAATAGAAGCTATAATTGTACTTTtactatatgttatatactctatcaaatGTCTATTGTACACCCATGTGTATTTTAAACTCGAGAGTAACACTCATTTTAGataatatgaaagaaattaactAGATCTTTAACAATTCGTTTTTTATATGGTTTAATAAAATAGTGATGGTCGTGAAATTTTAGTTAATCTTAGAAAGATAGATAGTCACATGCGAAGATTTATATTTATGTCTGTTCAActttaaagttttctttttcttaacaatatttattcttatttattatatatgacCTATTACCATTTTCCGAAATTTTTTGTTGAGTTAGTCATTTCTTGTTATGGTATTAGACATTAACGAACGTGACAGATGGGTTTGAATCTTGTCTACTCTACGTTTCAAATGGAGTTGTTAGCACTATGTATGAGGAGACCACACAGGCTAGTTGCATCTACACTTTTAACTCAAAAGAGTCtcgggtgagaaggattttaatagagtatataacatatgttatgtttcaataatcaatttaagtttttgtttgaGTTGGTTGCTAAACAGATTGATAAATAACTTACTTTGAACATTAGGCCTCCCACCATAATGCACTTGGGTAGCTTGAACAAGAGATTGATAAGGAAGACTTTCAAgctcaccaccaccaccaccaaacCAAGATCCCGGAGAAGTGATTGCACTTGGCACTTCCACATTTTTTACTTGCTTCTCTTCTAGCCCAATTTTTCTCTTTTGCTTCAAAAACACAATACTACTTATAAAGATTATGCTAATGCACATAAGAAAAACATCCCAAAGAACCCAAATGGTAAAATGGTATGTTTTATTGGTTCCTTTATCTATAGGGTAAATATGGTATTGAGTCACCAAACCAAGTAAAACAAGGAAAAGGATAAAGGAAGAAGATATTATTAGGCAAAGACATAACCAACTATTAGGGCCTAAAATTGGGGTAATGGGTGAGTCTAATGGGCTTGGCTTGAACCATTTGGTTTGAACCACCATGGTTTGGTTGTCGGGTGCGGGCGGGGCGTCTTCTCGGGTTATATAAACCTGAATTTCTAGATGGATGTTTGAAAGATCAGCAGAAGTGCTTTCAGCAGGAAGCAAGAGATCAAGCATGGTTAGATCAGCTGCAGTTTTAAAGGCACAAATAAGAACAACTTTTGGGGTCGGACCCTTTTTAGTATTTGATTGATGTATTAACTCTCTAATTATGGATACAAATGGGGTTATTCCACTTCCACCACTAATTAACACCAATGAATCATGCCTGTAACAAGgaacaaagaaaatttgttTAGTATCTATTCCAATCAAGTTATATATATCTtgctaattaataatatttggaCTCgctacaaaaataataataaatggcTACATACAAAAATTGTCGCCATCTTGTCACCAAACCAGTTTGGCGATAGAATGGCGACAGTTTTTACCTATCGCCACAACATTAACCGTCATAATCAAAATTGTCgccatatttattatttttttatgtcgTCAAATTATCTCTCATCAtgatcatcatacccagtgtatcctgctcatagaaaactatggtcagagTCTGGGGAGGGAATAAAGAcgacagctcatacccatagaggagagtgcggtcaaagagtccctcggctcgagaaaggtcttcaacGAGAGAGAAACCTGCAATTTTTACAAAcataataaatagaatacgtacaaataactaaaaaggaTAAAAGTAAAGGAGGTAAAGAGCGATAAAtaaaggcaatgaacaataacaaacgatTGGTAAAAGGGAagggtttagtaatctaagacgtggatgaggcgccgccaactgcccctatccctggtcaggtccttgGAGAGGTGAAGTTCATACTGGTCACTTTTAATCAGTTCTtcccacgttctcctaggtcttcctcgacttctcttgtTTAATTCTCTGATTTTGGGGCCTATATTCTTTCTGTTAGAgtgtataacatattttggggcctaaaccatcagcttaaatttttggttgagttggtttcttgacaagGTATCAAAAGCCAATGCAACAAGAAGCTATaagttcaaatctcaaccacccctcattttaagtggaatattcagcaccAGGTATGACAAGGATCTATGTTGCATCTACACTTTTATAATAAAGGACTCTCGTATAAGGGAGCatgttataatatataatatattcaagagcctcaaccattagttaagcttttgattgagttgattgCGCGACACTTTCTTCAATACTTATTCATTCATTCTTAACCTCAATCTATCTATGATATATTATTACAAAATGagtaagacaaaaaaatatacactTACTTAAGGAAATCGGTAGAAGCTGGGCCATATGGTCCTTCCACTGAGACTTCAAGCCTATCAATAGAAGAAGAGATTTCGTTGTATAACTTGTTTGTCCAGGTACCTCCAGTTTTCAAAACAATACTGATTTTATCAGGTTCCATATTATCATTTGAGCTCACTGTAAATGGGTGCCATTGTAATGACGATATTTTTGGCACACACACAAATAAGCTACTTGTCACGTTGTAACGTACACCTGAAAAAGCATTAAGCACCATGTATAAGGAGGATTTGTATTGTATCCATACTTCTAACCTAAAATCTTCTCTATGAGGGGGCATAATAGAGCATGTAACATATTCAGAAGATACAactatcagtttaagcttttagttgagttagttccttgaCAAGTACTTTTCACTCTATTCAATCATTTCGATTATTTTTACCTTACCAATCACTTCCTATTCTAAATCTTCTTTGCACATAATGTTCAAATTAAACCAacataaatgagattaaaaattgtgattttttaTCGCGTTTGAGATTTGATACCAACATGTTAAGAAAACTCATGATTGAAACcgaaaatatgttatatactctatcaattTAGACATACAGGTTAATTAATGTTATCAAAAGAACGATAATTATGACCTCGACCCTTAGAGAAAGTCATTTCAAGAGTGCCACCAGGAAGAACACGAACAGAGAGAAGCCTTGCGTTAGAACGTGATTGTAAGAATCTTAAGTATCGATCAAGAGTGAATAGATAAAGCCCAGGAAGAATCTGCATCGTCCATGAAACCCCTATATGTATGACATAGAATAATGTAGCTAAAGTGTAAAGTTGATGTGTATAAAAGAACACTTCAAATGTCTTTCTTCTTGTGTATGCAAAGCTTGTGATCCACATTGCTATCAAAAATACCCATGATACCTCTCCTGCTATGTTTGACACATGAGTTTTGCTCCAAGCCAATGCCTACATCACCCCAATTAAATGAAATTCCAATTTATTCATCTAAAATGTTATATTAGAGAAAACACACAcccgtgtgtgtgtatatatatatatatatatatatatatatatatatatatatatatatatatatatatatatatatatatatatatatatatatatatatatatatatatatatatatatatatatatatatatatatatatatatatatatgtatatatatatgtatatatatatatgtatatatatgtatgtatatatatatatatatatatatatatatatatatatatatatatatatatatatatatatatatatatatatatatatatata
Protein-coding sequences here:
- the LOC130806900 gene encoding ferric reduction oxidase 4-like — encoded protein: MSSLALLKLICTVIFLGWMVVWILLPLEKFKYNWLPILDKNFNPSYIGAQGVNLFLLTFPVMLISVLGCIYLHIKNKNNDSSFKSTNNTSSKKHKTMLRRPLLVMGPLGVVTTMELLFLIMGIALVCWHFGHYYYVSVKHPFMGHGREHQKKWQITFRTVSLRLGYASNISWAFVFFPVIRLSSILPLFGMTYESSIKYHIWIGQVVMITSALHSAGFFIYWAIVNTMSEALAWSKTHVSNIAGEVSWVFLIAMWITSFAYTRRKTFEVFFYTHQLYTLATLFYVIHIGVSWTMQILPGLYLFTLDRYLRFLQSRSNARLLSVRVLPGGTLEMTFSKGRGVRYNVTSSLFVCVPKISSLQWHPFTVSSNDNMEPDKISIVLKTGGTWTNKLYNEISSSIDRLEVSVEGPYGPASTDFLKHDSLVLISGGSGITPFVSIIRELIHQSNTKKGPTPKVVLICAFKTAADLTMLDLLLPAESTSADLSNIHLEIQVYITREDAPPAPDNQTMVVQTKWFKPSPLDSPITPILGPNSWLCLCLIISSSFILFLVLLGLVTQYHIYPIDKGTNKTYHFTIWVLWDVFLMCISIIFISSIVFLKQKRKIGLEEKQVKNVEVPSAITSPGSWFGGGGGELESLPYQSLVQATQVHYGGRPNVQKILLDCKGEDIGVMASGPRGLRHDVARVCSGCGATNLNFEYLSFNW